GGCGACCACCAGTAACGATGCCAGGGATTTCACCAGGCTGGCGCCGTAGTCAAACTGCCCGTCGCCCGTTTCCAGAGCTTCCATATAGTCGGTGGGAGCATGCGGGCGCTGCGCCGTCATCCGCTGCCAGCCCCACAGCAACAATCCGGCCGCCAGTCCGCCCAGCGCGGGCGTCAGGGCGCGTCGCCAGGGCGAAAGCATACTGGCCGCATTCACCAGGCTGCCGCTTTCGTTACTGAGGAACAGCCACTCCAGCAGAGTCATGGCGTGACGAAACACCGCCACGGCCAGCGCCGCCAGCACGCCGGTGAGGGTGGCAATCAGCAGCCTGCGAAACATCGCGCGAATGTCAGGGTAAGCATGAAGACGATGCATGGGTTACGCGTAAACAGGAAAGATACAACATTGTGGGGGGGAAATCGTGGGGTTAGCAACGTAAAGAGCCGGGCATTGCCCGGCTTACAGTATTAACTTTCGCTATAAATATTCAGCGCCCGGCGGGTACGCCCGGAGCTGAGATACTCCGCAATATAGTCCTGGGAAATCTCGCCGTTATAGCGCCCCTCCTCATCGACAATCGGCATCCAGCTGGTGTTGCTCTCGTACAGACGGGACAGCACCACGCGCAGATTGTCTTCCGCCTTGCCGGTCATGCGGAACGGGTGGATCAGATCGGCACAGGTGCCGCTGGCCTGACGCGCTTCCCGGCGCTTCACAAAGCCCAGCGGTTTACCGTTTTCGTCCACCACGGTCACGGCCCGGATGTCGTTGTCATCCATGATGGCAAAGGCTTCAGGCAGCGGCGTCGCCGGACGCACGGTCAGGGTTGGCTGCTGATCGGTCACATCCCCCGCCGACACCAGCAGCAGGCGCTTCAGGGTGCGGTCCTGGCCGACGAACGAGCCGACAAACTCATTCGCCGGTTTGGCCAGCAGTTCATCCGGGCTGGCGCACTGAACGATTTTCCCCTGACGGAAGACGGCGATGCGGTCGCCCAGCTTCAGCGCCTCGTCGATGTCGTGGCTCACCAGCATCACGGTCTTTTTCAGCTTGCGCTGCATCTCGAGGAACTGGTTCTGGATCACCTCGCGGTTAATCGGGTCGACCGCACCGAACGGCTCATCCATCAGCAGTACCGGAGGATCCGCCGCCAGGGCACGAATAACGCCGATACGCTGCTGCTGGCCGCCGGACATCTCGCGCGGATAGCGGTTGAGGAACTTATGCGGATCCATCGCCACCATATCCATCAGCTCCTCGGCGCGGGTTTTACAGCGGGCTTTATCCCAGCCCAGCATCCGCGGCACCACGGTGATGTTCTCTTCGATGGTCATGTTCGGGAACAGACCAATCTGCTGGATCACGTAGCCGATGTTGCGGCGCAGGGTGACGGTATCCATGTCGGTGGTGTCCTGACCGTTGATCAGGATCTTGCCGCTGCTTGGGGTAATGAGGCGGTTAATCATCTTCAGGGTCGTGGTCTTGCCGCAGCCGGACGGGCCGAGCAGCACGCACATTTCCCCTTCGGGCACGTTCAGGTTGACGTTGTCCACGGCCTTAAAGCTCTGGCCCTGTTTCTGTGAAAATTGTTTGGTGAGGTTTTCCAGTTTTATCATTATCGAATCCCCTTTGGAGTCAGAACGATCTGCAGACGGTGCAGTAACCAGTCGAGCACAATCGCTAAAAGACAAATCATCAGTGCACCGGCAATCAGCATACGGATATCGCTTCCGCCAATGCCGTTAAGCAGCAGCAGGCCCAGCCCGCCCGCGCCGATGACGGCGGCAATCGCCATCACGCCAATATTCATCACCACGGCGGTGCGGATCCCGCCAAAAATCACCGGCAGCGCCATGGGAATTTCTACCCAGCGCAGACGCTGCCAGAAGGTCATGCCGATGCCGCGACCGGCTTCGCGCAGGCCGGGTGGCAGGCTGTCGAGGGCGGTGTGGGTATTACGCACAATCGGCAGCAGCGAGTAGAGGAATACCGCCGTAATGGCGGGCAGGGCGCCAATACCCTGACCGATCATGGAAAAGAGCGGGATCATCAGCCCGAACAGGGCGATGGACGGGATAGTCAGCACGATGGTAGCAATCCCCAGCACCGGCGTTGCCAGCCATTTGTGGCGCACGATCAGAATACCCAGCGGCACGCCAATAATGATGGCCAGGCCCACGGCCAGCGCCACCAGCCACAGATGTTGCAGCGTCAGGGTTAACAGATAGCCCCAGTTATCAATAATGTAGTGAACCGTATCCATAGCGCCTCCTTACAGCAGCTGCTTGCTACGCAGGAAATCACGGGCGACCTGCTGCGGTGACTGATGATCGATATCCACCTTCTTGTTCAGTTCGGTGATAACGTCGTTGTTGAGCTGGGCGGAGAGGGTGTTCAGCGCCTCCTCCAGGCCCGGATTGGCTTCCAGCGTGTCCTTACGCACCACCGGGGTTACCGCGTAGCTCGGGAAGAAGCCTTTATCATCTTCCAGCACCTTCAGGTCAAAGCCCTTCACGCGCCCGTCGGTGGTGTAGATCAGCCCGGCGTCGACAAAGCCGTCGCGCACCGCGTTATAGACCAGACCGGGGTCCATCTGGCGGATCTGCGGGCGATCCAGCTCCAGGTTATAGGCAGCCTGGAGCGGCTTCATGCCGTCGCTGCGCCCGGAAAATTCCAGGTCCAGCCCCAGCAGCCAGTTGTTATCCGGGTCGGTTTTACGCACCTGCTCAACCTTCGCCACCAGCTCCGACATGGTGTTGATATGTTCCGCTTCGGCGCGCTTCCGCTGCATGGCGAAAGCGTAGGTATTGTTCATGTCGGCGGGTTTAAGCCACACCAGACCATGTTTGGCATCCAGACGTTTCACCGTCTCGTAAGACTCCTGCGGCGACATGCGTTTGTTGATGTGGTTAAAGATGATCAGCGAAGTCCCGGTGTACTCCCAGGTCATGTCGATCTGCTTGTTGATCATCGCGTTACGCGAAATCACCGTCGCAATATTGGTCTGCGGCTGCACCTGAAAACCTTTCTTTTGCAGATACTGCACGGTCATGGCCGAGAGAATGTGCTGCTCGGTAAAGCTCTTGGTCGCCAGAATCAGCGGCGCGGCGAGCGCCTGGCTGGAGAAGAGCGCGGCGGCGCACAGCGCCGTCAGGCCGGTAAACAGTCTCATAGAAGCTCCTTGTTATAATTATCGCGCGAGGTGCGGGCTCATCAGACGACCCAGCGCCGCCAGCAGCGTATCCAGAATCAGGGCAAACAGGGCGGTAGCCGCCGCGCCCAGGATCAGCGTCGGGAAGTCGTTCAGGTAAATACCCGGGAAAATCAGCTCGCCGTAGCTGCTGGCGCCGATCAGGAAGGCCAGCGGCGCGGTACCGACGTTAATCGCGGTGGCGATGCGGATCCCGGAGAGCATCACCGGCCAGGCGTTGGGGACCTCCACCTGCCACAGACGCTGCCATTTGGTCATCCCGATACCGTTCGCCGCTTCCAGCAGCGAGCCCGGCACCGAGCACAGCCCGGCGTAGGTGTTACGCACGATGGGCAGCAGCGAGGCCAGGAACAGGGCGATGATGGCCGGGGTATCACCAATGCCAATCACCACCATCGCCAGGGCCAGAACGGCCAGCGGCGGCAGGGTGTTACCGACGTTAAAGATTTGCATCACGTATTCGGCGATACCTCGCGCGGCCGGACGGCTCAGCAAAATACCGCTGGGGATACCGACCAGCAGGGCGAAGAACATGGAGGAGAAGACTAAAATCAGATGCTGTTGCCCGAGATAGACCAGGTCAACCTGGCGCGCTTTGATCGTCTCCAGCCCAATTCCCCAGACGAGGAGGGCGACGACCACGATAATCGCGCCGACAAAAAGCAGCGAACGTTTGAATAATGGATGCATTGCGATGTGTCTCCCTGTGCGCATGCGTTATAGCAACCACCGGTTGCCTGTTGTTATGCCATGATTCGGCAGGGGTAGTTGAGCTATAGCAAGCGATTGGGAAGGGTTCCAGCGAAGCGGTGAAATCAGTAACCCGATGAAAACAGGGGAAATCATGGGTTAAGCCTTATGGGATAAGGCCTGGTTCGGGTCAGGCAGAATAGTCTTAAAGATAATTTCATTAAGTGACACCGTCACTTAATGAAAGAGTGAACTTGTTATTTGCTCAGCGCAGCCCGGGCTTTTCGCACCCTCAGCGAGGTGCTGATGATGCAGAAAGCGGCTACAAAAGTCAGCATCAGCCCCAGCGCCAGCATTGCATTAAAGCCGAACCATCTGAACAGTATCAGCCCCGCAATCCCTCCCGTGATAAACGAGAAAAGGGTGGTGAGATGGGTTTTAAGCTGGCTTCTTTGGGCTGCCGTATCTTTGGAGAAATCCCGGCGTAGCATCGCCACCACAACGGAAGCCAGCGCAATGCCTGCATCGGTTAAGGTGCCGGTAATGTGCGTGGATCTTACCCGTCCGCCGGAAAGTTGTGTGGAGGTTGAATTATGGATCCCCATCAGTCCGCAGAGAAAAACAATAATTTCACGATTGGTTGTTAAGGTATGAAAATACATTTCATACAGAGAGACGCCCGCCAGTAATACTCCTTCAATAAACAAAACCTGACAAAAAATGAGCCGTACGTTCTGCACGATCCCCCATAAAACGATTATCCGCGCAATGATTGCGCCCGTCACAAACGATAAAATAATGGTGGCAAAGAAAATAATGTCGTTCAGATCCGTTGAAGAAATTTCGCTGGAAAATTGTGAGGTGTTGCCGGTCATGTGGGAAGGAAAAAAACCGAATGCCCCCAGCGCAATGGCATTCAGCAAGCCTGCGGAGGTGGCCAGCCAGAGGGCGAGCCGGCGATCCTCCTGATGCGTACGTTCTTTCTTGAGTTTAATCAGCAAAGAATACCTCCGGGTTGAGCTTTGCCTGAATAATCAGGCTAGCAAAGCCAGTTCCTGGATTGTCCAGGATAGCGCTTAATTATTACGGCACCGGAGGCGT
This Leclercia sp. S52 DNA region includes the following protein-coding sequences:
- the osmY gene encoding osmoprotectant ABC transporter permease OsmY, with translation MHPLFKRSLLFVGAIIVVVALLVWGIGLETIKARQVDLVYLGQQHLILVFSSMFFALLVGIPSGILLSRPAARGIAEYVMQIFNVGNTLPPLAVLALAMVVIGIGDTPAIIALFLASLLPIVRNTYAGLCSVPGSLLEAANGIGMTKWQRLWQVEVPNAWPVMLSGIRIATAINVGTAPLAFLIGASSYGELIFPGIYLNDFPTLILGAAATALFALILDTLLAALGRLMSPHLAR
- the osmW gene encoding osmoprotectant ABC transporter permease OsmW, whose amino-acid sequence is MDTVHYIIDNWGYLLTLTLQHLWLVALAVGLAIIIGVPLGILIVRHKWLATPVLGIATIVLTIPSIALFGLMIPLFSMIGQGIGALPAITAVFLYSLLPIVRNTHTALDSLPPGLREAGRGIGMTFWQRLRWVEIPMALPVIFGGIRTAVVMNIGVMAIAAVIGAGGLGLLLLNGIGGSDIRMLIAGALMICLLAIVLDWLLHRLQIVLTPKGIR
- a CDS encoding YoaK family protein, whose product is MLIKLKKERTHQEDRRLALWLATSAGLLNAIALGAFGFFPSHMTGNTSQFSSEISSTDLNDIIFFATIILSFVTGAIIARIIVLWGIVQNVRLIFCQVLFIEGVLLAGVSLYEMYFHTLTTNREIIVFLCGLMGIHNSTSTQLSGGRVRSTHITGTLTDAGIALASVVVAMLRRDFSKDTAAQRSQLKTHLTTLFSFITGGIAGLILFRWFGFNAMLALGLMLTFVAAFCIISTSLRVRKARAALSK
- the osmX gene encoding osmoprotectant ABC transporter substrate-binding protein OsmX, which translates into the protein MRLFTGLTALCAAALFSSQALAAPLILATKSFTEQHILSAMTVQYLQKKGFQVQPQTNIATVISRNAMINKQIDMTWEYTGTSLIIFNHINKRMSPQESYETVKRLDAKHGLVWLKPADMNNTYAFAMQRKRAEAEHINTMSELVAKVEQVRKTDPDNNWLLGLDLEFSGRSDGMKPLQAAYNLELDRPQIRQMDPGLVYNAVRDGFVDAGLIYTTDGRVKGFDLKVLEDDKGFFPSYAVTPVVRKDTLEANPGLEEALNTLSAQLNNDVITELNKKVDIDHQSPQQVARDFLRSKQLL
- the osmV gene encoding osmoprotectant ABC transporter ATP-binding protein OsmV, which translates into the protein MIKLENLTKQFSQKQGQSFKAVDNVNLNVPEGEMCVLLGPSGCGKTTTLKMINRLITPSSGKILINGQDTTDMDTVTLRRNIGYVIQQIGLFPNMTIEENITVVPRMLGWDKARCKTRAEELMDMVAMDPHKFLNRYPREMSGGQQQRIGVIRALAADPPVLLMDEPFGAVDPINREVIQNQFLEMQRKLKKTVMLVSHDIDEALKLGDRIAVFRQGKIVQCASPDELLAKPANEFVGSFVGQDRTLKRLLLVSAGDVTDQQPTLTVRPATPLPEAFAIMDDNDIRAVTVVDENGKPLGFVKRREARQASGTCADLIHPFRMTGKAEDNLRVVLSRLYESNTSWMPIVDEEGRYNGEISQDYIAEYLSSGRTRRALNIYSES